Proteins encoded by one window of Sulfurospirillum barnesii SES-3:
- a CDS encoding AAA family ATPase codes for MIERLLIKNHLSFAACQMEFDKGLVVFTGPSGAGKSVLMQALLSLFGHGDVHADILEATIDKTLGLEAFGIEEESPNIFKALKAKNARYFINAQTVSKKTMLELSRTCVNYLSVKDNNEFENSRLLTLLDGVCASKNPHHREAVYAFSALFSEYTTFKEALESIEEEEKKLEDLKEFARFEIAKIDEIAPKIGEDEALVRFKKSLSKKEKIEQAMQKAGEIFKSESSVNEVLTLMEVDGSFFDACMNELRLIFEKQNETFEALDEIDVESLLDRIEKIAQLKKRYGSIEEALAQRQKKVEELARYENSAFEKEQLAKKVATLSTEVQKQSEAISKVRHAYLGLLEEHLNHYLSQLYMPPLTLELAKSGVQELGYDVLHVNLGKVDLKKISSGEYNRVRLAFLATHNAFLLADGGVLILDEIDANLSGKESMSVANVLKTLSQTYQIFAISHQPQLSSCADQHFLVSKDALHVSHVHPLKAEERIRELARMVSGESVSEEALSFAKSLLVSNNM; via the coding sequence GTGATAGAGCGTTTGTTAATCAAAAATCACCTTTCGTTTGCAGCGTGTCAGATGGAATTTGACAAGGGTTTGGTCGTCTTTACAGGACCTAGTGGGGCTGGAAAATCGGTTTTAATGCAGGCACTTTTGTCTTTGTTTGGGCATGGTGACGTACATGCAGATATACTCGAAGCGACGATTGATAAAACATTAGGCTTAGAAGCGTTTGGTATCGAAGAAGAGAGCCCCAATATTTTTAAAGCGCTCAAAGCAAAAAATGCTCGCTATTTTATCAATGCACAAACGGTTTCAAAAAAAACGATGTTAGAACTTTCTCGCACATGTGTCAATTATTTATCCGTAAAAGACAATAATGAGTTTGAAAACAGCCGTCTTTTGACGCTTCTTGATGGGGTATGTGCGAGTAAAAACCCACACCATAGGGAGGCAGTGTATGCCTTTAGCGCACTTTTTTCAGAGTATACAACGTTTAAAGAGGCATTAGAAAGCATTGAAGAAGAAGAGAAAAAACTAGAAGACTTAAAAGAGTTTGCACGTTTTGAAATTGCCAAAATTGATGAAATTGCTCCAAAAATTGGCGAAGATGAAGCGTTGGTGCGTTTTAAAAAATCACTCTCAAAAAAAGAGAAAATAGAACAGGCTATGCAAAAAGCGGGTGAAATTTTCAAGAGTGAGAGCAGTGTGAATGAAGTTCTGACCTTAATGGAAGTAGATGGAAGCTTTTTTGATGCGTGCATGAATGAACTAAGGCTTATTTTTGAAAAACAAAATGAAACATTTGAAGCTTTGGATGAGATTGATGTGGAATCACTGCTTGATCGCATTGAAAAAATTGCCCAACTTAAAAAGCGTTACGGTTCCATAGAAGAAGCATTGGCACAAAGACAAAAAAAAGTAGAAGAACTTGCACGCTATGAAAACAGTGCCTTTGAAAAAGAGCAATTGGCGAAAAAAGTCGCTACTCTTAGCACAGAGGTGCAGAAACAGAGTGAGGCTATTTCAAAGGTACGTCATGCTTACTTAGGTTTGTTAGAAGAGCATTTAAATCACTACCTTTCACAACTGTATATGCCTCCACTTACGCTTGAACTGGCAAAGAGTGGCGTACAAGAGCTTGGGTATGATGTCTTACATGTAAATCTAGGAAAAGTGGATTTAAAAAAAATAAGTTCGGGTGAATATAACCGTGTACGTTTGGCTTTTTTAGCAACGCACAATGCTTTTTTACTGGCAGATGGTGGTGTTTTAATTTTGGATGAAATTGATGCCAATTTAAGCGGTAAAGAGTCAATGAGTGTTGCTAATGTTTTAAAAACACTCTCGCAAACATACCAAATTTTTGCTATTTCGCATCAACCCCAACTCTCTTCATGTGCAGACCAGCACTTTTTAGTGAGTAAAGATGCTTTACATGTAAGCCATGTTCATCCATTAAAAGCGGAGGAGCGAATTCGTGAATTAGCACGCATGGTCAGCGGTGAAAGTGTAAGCGAAGAAGCCCTCTCTTTTGCTAAATCATTGCTAGTTAGTAACAATATGTAA